ACCATTAAGGTCGTAATATCACCAAAGGGACTAAAGGCTCCACCTGCATTTGCGGCTACCACGACATTGATACAAGCCACTACAATAAACTTTTTATTATCAGCCGCCAGCGTTAGTACTACGGCCGACATTAATAAGGCCGTCGTTAAATTATCTGCAACGCCTGAAATGAAAAACGCCAAAATACCGGTAATCCAAAATAATTGACGCAAAGAAAATCCGCGGGATACCAACCACACACGTAATGCTCTAAATACACCACGTTCATCCATGGTGTTAATATAAGTCATCGCTGCCAACAAAAATAAAAACAATTCACCATATTCTAATAAATTATGTCTAACAAATTGCCCTGCACTGTGCGTGTCACCTGACTGCACTAACACCCCGGCAACCAACGCCCAAATAATACCGGCTGCCACTACTACAGGTTTTGATTTGCGCAAATGCAAATGCTCTTCCATGATAACCAAAGCATACGCAAACACAAAAATAGCCAAACAAAGATAACCAACCCAATGCGTGGTTAAATTTAATGCAGGTAATTCTGCAGCCGCATTTGCAACGCCAGACAACAATGTTAGCAGCGTTAATAAAAGACCTTTTTTTGACCAAGCCATAGATACACCTTTATGCAGGGTAATAAATTATGATTAATTAACTTACCTATACGTCGTCATACTTAAAAAGCTGCACGTAAGCCTAAACGAAATGCTAATTGATCCCACTGTCCACCATTTAAATCAGTAGAATATTCATTACCATCCGCTGCATAAATCGTGTCGGTGCCTTCGAGAATTTCACTGCTAGCCCACATAAGATTGGTCGTCAAATATAAATGCTCCACTAACATTACTTCAGCGCCGCCATTTAATTCATATCCAAGATAAGCGGAATCATGATCAAAACTTTTAGGATGACTAAAGTCGCTACGTAAATTCCAGTTTGCGTAGCCATAATAATCACCCGTGCGTAACAAAAATTCGGCATTAAAACGTACACGCCGCAAATCGACATTCGCGCGCGCGCCTACCCACAAGCCCTTCCACTCAGAATTATAGGTGGAATTAAGGCCATCAAAAGGACCATACGCAGGAATAGTTTGGAAACCATCGGTCATGACTAAATTTAATTCGCGATATTCAACACCCGCTAAAGGTATCAAGCTCACATGCCGACCTATTTTAAATTGATAACCCGCACCGATTCGCATATCTAAGGTATCGCCATCGCTCGCATTATTATTGGACCGAGAATATTCACCACGACGATCATCGAAGTCATAATCCGAATCTTGATTTTGGCCACTAGTGATCGTGCCATAACCGAGCGTGCCATAAACTGCCACACCAATAGGCGCAACAAATTGTGTATCAAGCCGTAATTCGGTAATTTCTAAATTACTCCACGTTAATTCTGATAAGACATTCGGCTCATAACCATAAGGCGCGGCGATATTCCAATCAAAGTTATCTTCACGCGCACCTACTTGCAAGCCAACGTTAACTGCGGCTTGTGCTTGGATGGCGAATAACGACAAACTAGCTAAAATTATTGCAGTGATAGTTAATTTAAAACGTACCATTAGTATTTCTCCTTAGTATTTCTCGGGCTGATCGGATCAGTCAATTTTTAAAAATAAAACTATTCACCGGCTATCATCATGCTTTTTAACAAAATAGAACCGGTGCACACATTACTACGCCGATCAATGTCGTTACCAATAGCTTCAATATTTTGAAACATTAGCGGTAACTGTCCAGCAATCGTAATTTCTTGTACGGGATATGCGATCTCGCCGTTTTCAATCCAAAACCCTGCGGCGCCACGCGAATAATCACCCGTGACTAAATTTACACCTTGTCCCATTAATTCTGTGACCAACAAACCGGTGTTCATCACACGTAACAAATCCGTGAATGAATGTCCGGTAGATTCAACCTGTAAATTGCGCACGCCGCCGGCATTGGCGGTCGTTATCAAGCCTAAACGTCGTGCGCTATAACTGTTTAATACATAGGATTGCAAAATACCTTGCTCAACAAAAGTCCGTGCTTGGGTAGCAACACCTTCAGAATCAAACGGCGCACTGCCTAACGCTTTTAATAAATGCGGTTGCTCATGAATTTTAACAAACGTCGGAAAAATATTTTTGCCGAGGCTATCCACTAAAAAACTAGATTGTCGATACAAGGCGCTACCGCGAATTGCGCCAAGAAAATTACCAATCAAACTCCGCGCCGCTTCCGGTGCAAATAACACCGGTACTTGTCCGGTGGGAATGCGTTGTCCACCTAAACGTGCTTTAGCACGCGCTGCTGCTTGTAAACCAATGGCTTCTGCAGTTTCTAGCGCAGCAGGATAACGCGCGGTACTAAACCAATAATCTCGTTCCATTAAACCTTGTGCATCACTCGCAATAACCGAACAAGAAATGCTATGGCGCGTACCGGCGTAACCGCCTAAAAATCCATGCGTGTTGCCGTACAAACTTAAGGCTTCACCAATGCTAACTGACGCGCCTTCTGAATTCGTTATCAGCGGATCACGCAACGCAGCTGCTTCACATTCTTTGGCTAATTGAATGGCGGCCGCCGTTGATAAATCCCAAGGATGATCTAATTGCAAATCAAGAATACTGTTCGCTAATAATTCAGCCGGTGCTAAACCCGCATAAGGATCTTCTGCGGTATAACGCGCAATACCTAATGCTGCGTTAACGGTAGCACGTAAACCTGCAGGCGTTAATTCCGATGTGCTAGCAGAACCTTTACGCTGACCTTGATACACGGTGATAGATAAACCGCGATCACGATGATGCTCTAAGGTTTCAATTTCACCTTTGCGTACCGTAATGCCTAAACCTTGACCTAAACTTAAACTCGCTTCTGCAGCGGTCGCGCCTAAGCGTGTGGCTTCATGCAAAGCAAATTCAACATGATCGGCGAGTTGCGTAGGAGAAAAACGTTCTGGTATTTGCAGTAATCGTGAAGCCATAAATTATGCAGCAGTGCCACCTACAGTAAGTGAATCTATTTTTAAGGTCGGCTGACCTACACCGACGGGTACGCTTTGGCCTTCTTTACCACAGGTGCCCACACCGCTATCAAATTTTAAATCATGACCGACGCGTGAAATACTTTGCATGACTTCAGGCCCGTTACCAATTAACGTCGCGCCTTTAACGGGTGCAGTAATTTTACCGTCTTCGATTAAATAAGCTTCAGCCGCAGAAAATACAAATTTGCCACTGGTGATATCGACTTGGCCACCACCAAAATTAACTGCATATAAACCCCGTTTTACGGAACGAATAATATCGTGTGGATCATCTTGTCCGGCTAACATATAAGTATTGGTCATACGCGGCATAGGTAAATGCGCATACGATTCACGCCGTCCACTACCGGTAGAATTTTTACCCATCAATCGTGCATTGTGTTTATCGAGTAAGTAACCTTTTAAAATACCGTTCTCGATTAAAATATTATGCTGGGTCGGTGTGCCTTCATCATCAACATTTAAAGAACCACGTCGACCCGTTAAAGTGCCATCATCGACTACCGTGCATAAAGGTGAAGCAACTTGTTCGCCGATACGACCGGAAAATGCGGAACTACCTTTACGATTAAAATCACCTTCTAAACCATGACCCACCGCTTCATGTAATAAAACACCGGGCCAACCCGACCCTAATACCACCGGCATCACACCGGCAGGTGCATCAATGGCTTCTAAGTTTAATAATGCTTGGCGCACTGCGTCTTGAACATAAACATCCACTTGCGTCGCATCAAATAATTGCAAGCCAGTACGTGCGCCGCCGCCCGCGCTGCCTTGTTCACGACGCTTACCTTGTTCAACAATCACGCTAATATTAAAACGCACGAGTGGGCGAACATCTGCCGCTAAGGTGCCATCTGTATTAATCACTAACATAATATCGTGCACCGCAGCCAAACTAACAAATACTTGTTTGACACGCGGATCTTGCGCACGCGCTAAGCGATCAGCACGTTCTAATAAAGCAATTTTTTCTTGGGTAGGAATACTTTGCAGTGGATCGAGCGCATCATATAAAACATGCGGTGTAGTCGCGTGTAATTTTTTAGTTACACAACGACCGACGCTGCCAATGTTACGCGCAGTACGCGCCGCTTCAAGTAAAGCGGGTAGTTGTAAATCTTCAGAATATGCAAAACCAGTTTGTTCGCCATATACTGCGCGTAAACCTGCACCTTGTTCACGGCTATAACTACCTTCGCGGACAATGCCATCTTCTAACATCCAGCCTTCGGATTGACTCAGCTGAAAATAAACATCACCAAAATCAATTCGCGCATGCGCTAATTCGTTTAAGATTTTTTGTAACGCTTGATCGTCTAAATCATACGGCGCTAATAATTGCGCACGCGCGAGTGCTATTGTATTAGCAGAACCAGCACTGCGCGGTTGCTCACTCATTTCTGCAGTTTTCCAGCTAATCCAAAGCGCCGATGTTTTAAAGCGGGAAAACGTTCACGAGTGGCGCGCAGTTTTGCTAAATCAACATCCGCCATCACATGACCAGAACCTGTTGGCAAACATCCTAAAACCGCGCCCCACGGATCAATAATCATACTATGGCCATAGGTTTCGCGACCATTCATGTGATAACCACCTTGGCCTGATGCTAAAACATAACATTGATTCTCAATCGCCCGCGCTTGCAACAGCGGCAACCAATGCGCACGTCCGGTAATCGCAGTAAACGCGCTAGGTACTGCTAAAATTTCCATGCCTTGCTCAATCTGCCGCCGAAAAATTTCCGGAAAACGAATATCGTAACAAACGCTTAAACCAAGTTTACCCATCGGCGTGTCAACCACCACGACATCATCACCCGCTTCGATAAAGTCGGATTCTTGATAACGCTCTTCACCGTTGGGCAATGACACGTCGAACATATGCATTTTGTCGTAGCGGCCGCGCAACTCACCTTTCTCGTCATACACTAAAACTGATGAACGACAATGTTTAGGATCTTTGGTTTTTAAGGGAATTGCACCACCCACTAACCAAATACCTTCACTGCGCGCCGTGTCGGCTAAAAATTTTTGAATAGGTCCTTGACCTAAACTTTCCATGACATCTAATTTGTCTGCTTGATTAACACCCATATGCGCAAAATGTTCTGGCAACACGGCCATGCGTGCGCCTTTCGCTACCGCATCGGCGATAAGCCGTCGACAAGTTTGTAAATTAGGATCTACTTTAGGGCCAGAGGCCATTTGAATACAGGCGATTTTTGTCACAACACATCCATCATCAAGTGAGTTATTGTTAGGGCTGCACAGACAATATTATCTGATCTGCGCGCGCGCTGCCCGGTAAAAGTCGAATCTGTGTTTGTGGCACACCCAAACTCGTTAACCAATCCGCTAATTCATCTGACCACAATACGCCAGTCTCGCCTCCAGGATATTGGATTTGCAAAAACTGTTGTGGATTCAGGGTCCATGCCTGCACCGCGGCTTTTACGGCGGGTAGTTCAATAATATAAGCAGCACTGCGCGGGCGCGCCCAATCATCCCACGCGACTGTATATTCTTCGCTTGCTAAAACAGCTTGCTGCATCAGCAAGCAAAATAGACCGCTCCAATATATTATTTTTTTCATCATGCGCCTGTTTGTGTACGTTATTTATTATCTACTGGTTTTAACTCAGGATTATCCCAGCTTCCCCTTAATTGATAGGTGCGCCGTCCTAATTCGTCACTGTCTTGACCTAATAATTTCGCAACCTGATCTACCAACAAAACGCCGGCGCCACCCACAGGCCCAGCGACTAATGTGCCAATCACCGGCAAGGTATTAGATACGTCGGGCAAAACGGTCACGCGCTGATCATAATCTCGCGTCGCAATCCCGACACGACCTTTCAACTGAATTTTTGCAGCCGGCGCTTTAAGTTCAAAGTTTGTCGTCTGCGCTTGGCCTTGAGCAATATTAAAGTCACCTTTAATACGATCAAAACTAAAACCTTCGGCAAACACATCGCGGAAATCAAACGCCAAACGCCGCGGCAAGGCTTGCACACTTAATAAACCAAATACTCGGCCCGCATTCCCCGCATCAAGTTCCAATAATTCGCCATCTTCTATATGCATACTGACAAAACCATTTAATTGATTCGCGCTGTAATTTTGCGGTGATGATTGCCAATTAATCGAGGCATCAATTTTCCCGTGTCCTGCCGCAATCACGCGTTGATAACCCAATTGCGCTAATCCTACACCTAAATTATTACTGTTTATTTGCAACTCAAATTCAGAACGATGTTGGCCTTGTGCATTAATCGACCACAGCCCTTTGCCAGTTACATTCAGCGCCGGATCTTTCGCCTGTAAAACATTAAAAACATAACCTTCCGGTTTAGCCGCCACTGATGTATTTGGCGCATTTGTTTTACTCGTTGCGACATTTAATTGCGGCGTCGCATTAATCAACACATTATTTAACTGCCAACGATTAAAAATTAATTTGCCGACTCGCACGCGCAGCGGTGGAATATTTCGCGGATCAATAGACGCTTTACTATTTTTAACAGATGCAATAGGCAGCCACGTATCTACATTAAAGTTTTTAAAATCCAAATCAATACCGCGTTGCTGCAAATTATCAAACGGTAAACCAATCGCACCTTGACCTTGTAAAGCATCAAGCTCAATTGTCCAATGATCCTGCTTTTGTTGTAGCTTAGCATTCACGCGCTCAGCCCTGCGTCCTAAATAAACCAATTCATTTACTGACAAATTAGCGGTGCGCAATACCGGTAATTTTAAAGATGCCGATGAAGATACGGGCGAAGAGGTAGTTTTTATCGCAGGCAATGTCGTCGTTTTTGCTTCTATTAATAAGGGCAACCATTGATCTACATTCAAATAACTAACCTGTCCGTTAATATGTAAACCATTTACGGGAGGAGCCTGCACCACGTCATCATCCCCTAACACAATATTAGCGCGCTCAAGCCGTAACATATGATCACGTGATTCAAATCCGATCCACGTGTTAATGCGTTGTGCAATTTTAGTTTGTAAAACCAGGCGACCCCCCGATTCAATACGTAACTGCACTTCACTAGGCCACGCTTGTTCCGCTGACTTATTAAAGGGTGCGGGCAATTCACTCGTAATGCCTAATAAATCGCTACGCATTTCCAATAATGGCGGCAATGGCCCCTTTTGCATATTAAATCCAAATGCTAATTGCATCGGCGTGCGTCCAGCAATACGATCAAATCCCAACCAATTCGCTTTCTTGAATGCTATCTCTTGCAAGCCCAACGTACTATCGACTTTAACGCTTACACGATGCGCAGCGTCTTTATGTGCGGTACTAATATTCAACTGCGCTTTTTGCTTATTTAACAAGACCTGCGTCAGCGGCATTACAATGCCATCTAGATTCCAAGCAAACGAAGTCGTAAGCTCGCTGAACTTTACACCCACATCACGAAAATCAAATTCAGCCGCCTGTAAATCAGTCGATGCTTGCGCCCAAAATAGCACTTGAGGATCGTACGGAATTTCCATCGACAATAAACTAGTTTGCCAACCCTTCGCCTCTAATTGATTAAAGCCGGTCCATAATTTATTTTTTAAAGAAGTGGCTTGTAAATAACGCACCGCATCACCTAGCTCACTGCTAACCTGCGTCTGTAACAATACTTTATGCTCATGATAATGTGGTATCACCATGCGCACATCCGTCAGCAATAATTTATTAATATTAGCTTCATAAATATCAGCGGCTAAACCATCATTCTCAAAACGTAGGTGCAAACGCATATCGCTAGCGGCAGGCCAATCGCGCAAATACGCTAACTCCATATTTTCAATCCAGGCATCAATTCGGAAAATGCCTTCACCTTTTTTAAACGGGAATTTTTCAAGATCACCTTTTAAACGCATCCACGCCTGCCGCACATCGGCACGGCGCACACCATACTCCAACCATTTTACTAAATTCGGCCCCATAATCGTGGTGGGCAAATACCGTGCAATTTGACGGCCATCGCCTTTTTCAATCAAAGAGAACATATCAATAGTAGGTGTTTGATTTACTTTTAAAATCAAATCGAGCCAATGCCTGGTTTTAGCATCCGTCGTATTAAACACTAAATCACGACTGCGAATTTCTAACTGCGTATCTTTAGCCAACAAATAAATTTCGCCCGTTATTTTTTCTACGGGCCAAGCACTACGAAATAAATCTGGATAATTAAATGCCTGCGGCGTACTGCTAAATTTCACCAAGCCTTTGTCTTTATAAAAATACAATTGACCCGCTACATTATCTAAATGCGGCACCCAACGACCCGCTTGTATGCCGAAGTGATGAAATGCAGCGCTGCCTTGAAAACCCGCTTCTTTATCCCATTGCAATTGTACTTTTTCTAAATCTAAACGTGGCTGCAAACTTTGCACGACCTCAAATCCAGGAGGCAATGTAGCTTGCCACCAATACATTAAATTCAATAGATTCTCAGCACGCAAAAAATCAAACGCTAGCTCCACTTTATGCAATCCCAAGGTATTTCTATGCAGGCGTAACTGCAAGCCATTTTGCGGCCAAATACTATCGCCTTGATTTAGGAATAAATTTTCCAAATTTAAATCCATAATCTCAGCAGTTGCTTGCCAACGAATATCACTTTCTATTTTATTAACCCGCCAACTCTTTTCTATTTTTTTAATTTTATGAACTAACCAAACATTTTCAACCTTAACATGCCCTGACAAAGAACGTAACTCACCATTCCATTCGCCCCATAACTGGGCATTCAAGCGCCCCGTCTGCAATGCAGGAAAAATCTTTAAATCTTGAATAATTTTCGCTACATTTACTTGCTGTGTATTTATATAAAATCGACCATGAAGGTTTTTTAGATTTTTAGGGATGCCTTGTAATTCCACACCCACGTCAATCCGTTCACCCAAATGCTGCGGCAACACCATGCTCATATAAGCATCATGCTGTTTGCCATCCGTTTTAAAACTACCGCTAACATCAGGAAAATTATAATTTTTATTTAATTTATCATCTTGATACTGCACATGCGCAGAATGCACGCGCAGGGTGCGGCCTCGCAAGAAAGTCGGAATAACTATTTCTTTATCCGCCGATTGGTTCAACGGAATACCTTGAATAAAAAATTCACCGGCTTTGTTGCGTTGTATTTTTACGTCTACTTGATGCACCACAATATCACCAAACACCGAACCCCAACGCCAGACAGAAGCAAAAATATCGATAGCAACCGCTAGTTCTTTGGTTTGTATAATCGGTTTTTTTATATCGCCAATAGTTACATCATGCAGCAATATATAAGGCTGTAAACCTGTCCACGCGACATCA
Above is a genomic segment from Gammaproteobacteria bacterium containing:
- a CDS encoding autotransporter domain-containing protein, whose translation is MVRFKLTITAIILASLSLFAIQAQAAVNVGLQVGAREDNFDWNIAAPYGYEPNVLSELTWSNLEITELRLDTQFVAPIGVAVYGTLGYGTITSGQNQDSDYDFDDRRGEYSRSNNNASDGDTLDMRIGAGYQFKIGRHVSLIPLAGVEYRELNLVMTDGFQTIPAYGPFDGLNSTYNSEWKGLWVGARANVDLRRVRFNAEFLLRTGDYYGYANWNLRSDFSHPKSFDHDSAYLGYELNGGAEVMLVEHLYLTTNLMWASSEILEGTDTIYAADGNEYSTDLNGGQWDQLAFRLGLRAAF
- the pmbA gene encoding metalloprotease PmbA; its protein translation is MASRLLQIPERFSPTQLADHVEFALHEATRLGATAAEASLSLGQGLGITVRKGEIETLEHHRDRGLSITVYQGQRKGSASTSELTPAGLRATVNAALGIARYTAEDPYAGLAPAELLANSILDLQLDHPWDLSTAAAIQLAKECEAAALRDPLITNSEGASVSIGEALSLYGNTHGFLGGYAGTRHSISCSVIASDAQGLMERDYWFSTARYPAALETAEAIGLQAAARAKARLGGQRIPTGQVPVLFAPEAARSLIGNFLGAIRGSALYRQSSFLVDSLGKNIFPTFVKIHEQPHLLKALGSAPFDSEGVATQARTFVEQGILQSYVLNSYSARRLGLITTANAGGVRNLQVESTGHSFTDLLRVMNTGLLVTELMGQGVNLVTGDYSRGAAGFWIENGEIAYPVQEITIAGQLPLMFQNIEAIGNDIDRRSNVCTGSILLKSMMIAGE
- the tldD gene encoding metalloprotease TldD, producing MSEQPRSAGSANTIALARAQLLAPYDLDDQALQKILNELAHARIDFGDVYFQLSQSEGWMLEDGIVREGSYSREQGAGLRAVYGEQTGFAYSEDLQLPALLEAARTARNIGSVGRCVTKKLHATTPHVLYDALDPLQSIPTQEKIALLERADRLARAQDPRVKQVFVSLAAVHDIMLVINTDGTLAADVRPLVRFNISVIVEQGKRREQGSAGGGARTGLQLFDATQVDVYVQDAVRQALLNLEAIDAPAGVMPVVLGSGWPGVLLHEAVGHGLEGDFNRKGSSAFSGRIGEQVASPLCTVVDDGTLTGRRGSLNVDDEGTPTQHNILIENGILKGYLLDKHNARLMGKNSTGSGRRESYAHLPMPRMTNTYMLAGQDDPHDIIRSVKRGLYAVNFGGGQVDITSGKFVFSAAEAYLIEDGKITAPVKGATLIGNGPEVMQSISRVGHDLKFDSGVGTCGKEGQSVPVGVGQPTLKIDSLTVGGTAA
- a CDS encoding carbon-nitrogen hydrolase family protein; its protein translation is MTKIACIQMASGPKVDPNLQTCRRLIADAVAKGARMAVLPEHFAHMGVNQADKLDVMESLGQGPIQKFLADTARSEGIWLVGGAIPLKTKDPKHCRSSVLVYDEKGELRGRYDKMHMFDVSLPNGEERYQESDFIEAGDDVVVVDTPMGKLGLSVCYDIRFPEIFRRQIEQGMEILAVPSAFTAITGRAHWLPLLQARAIENQCYVLASGQGGYHMNGRETYGHSMIIDPWGAVLGCLPTGSGHVMADVDLAKLRATRERFPALKHRRFGLAGKLQK
- a CDS encoding TIGR02099 family protein, with protein sequence MRWLPAFKFNLTPHQRNVLRNAWHRLFLLSGLSLVLIALIFSGLRLILPFAEQYRLTIEQKATQKTGYPVHIESIDVAWTGLQPYILLHDVTIGDIKKPIIQTKELAVAIDIFASVWRWGSVFGDIVVHQVDVKIQRNKAGEFFIQGIPLNQSADKEIVIPTFLRGRTLRVHSAHVQYQDDKLNKNYNFPDVSGSFKTDGKQHDAYMSMVLPQHLGERIDVGVELQGIPKNLKNLHGRFYINTQQVNVAKIIQDLKIFPALQTGRLNAQLWGEWNGELRSLSGHVKVENVWLVHKIKKIEKSWRVNKIESDIRWQATAEIMDLNLENLFLNQGDSIWPQNGLQLRLHRNTLGLHKVELAFDFLRAENLLNLMYWWQATLPPGFEVVQSLQPRLDLEKVQLQWDKEAGFQGSAAFHHFGIQAGRWVPHLDNVAGQLYFYKDKGLVKFSSTPQAFNYPDLFRSAWPVEKITGEIYLLAKDTQLEIRSRDLVFNTTDAKTRHWLDLILKVNQTPTIDMFSLIEKGDGRQIARYLPTTIMGPNLVKWLEYGVRRADVRQAWMRLKGDLEKFPFKKGEGIFRIDAWIENMELAYLRDWPAASDMRLHLRFENDGLAADIYEANINKLLLTDVRMVIPHYHEHKVLLQTQVSSELGDAVRYLQATSLKNKLWTGFNQLEAKGWQTSLLSMEIPYDPQVLFWAQASTDLQAAEFDFRDVGVKFSELTTSFAWNLDGIVMPLTQVLLNKQKAQLNISTAHKDAAHRVSVKVDSTLGLQEIAFKKANWLGFDRIAGRTPMQLAFGFNMQKGPLPPLLEMRSDLLGITSELPAPFNKSAEQAWPSEVQLRIESGGRLVLQTKIAQRINTWIGFESRDHMLRLERANIVLGDDDVVQAPPVNGLHINGQVSYLNVDQWLPLLIEAKTTTLPAIKTTSSPVSSSASLKLPVLRTANLSVNELVYLGRRAERVNAKLQQKQDHWTIELDALQGQGAIGLPFDNLQQRGIDLDFKNFNVDTWLPIASVKNSKASIDPRNIPPLRVRVGKLIFNRWQLNNVLINATPQLNVATSKTNAPNTSVAAKPEGYVFNVLQAKDPALNVTGKGLWSINAQGQHRSEFELQINSNNLGVGLAQLGYQRVIAAGHGKIDASINWQSSPQNYSANQLNGFVSMHIEDGELLELDAGNAGRVFGLLSVQALPRRLAFDFRDVFAEGFSFDRIKGDFNIAQGQAQTTNFELKAPAAKIQLKGRVGIATRDYDQRVTVLPDVSNTLPVIGTLVAGPVGGAGVLLVDQVAKLLGQDSDELGRRTYQLRGSWDNPELKPVDNK